The sequence ATCAAAAATCAAATGCAATTTTGCGTCAAGGCTTGGAAGATTTGGGCTTTTGTATTTATCCAAAAAGCTCTCATAGTGTGATTATTACCTCAATTGATATTCCTAAAAATATGAATTTTGAAGAATTGCATCAATTTTGTAAAAATCGAGGCTTTACCATTTATCCAGGGAAAATTGCAGGTAAAGAAATGTTTAGGATTGCAAATATTGGTGAGATTGATTCTTATGATATGCAGTTATTTTTGCAAGTATTGCAGGAGTTTTGTCAGCATACCATTATAAACTAAAAGAATTAGGGATTAAAAAGTTTTAAGGTATGGTCAAAAAGAGATTCTTTACTAGAATATTTTGTGATTTGTTTGACAAAGTAGCTTCCCGCTACAACAATATCAATTTTATTTTTAATGGCTTGGATTTGCTTATAGCTTTGAATCCCAAACCCTAGAGCAATTTTTTTGTCACAATTTTTAGCGATTCTATCAAGATAGTCAAACAAATCTTGGCTGATTATAGTTTTGCTTCCCGTAATTCCTGCACGCGCTACAGCATAGATAAATTCTCCTTGTGATTTTTGACTTAACATTTTGATTCTTTCTTGTGTGGTATTTGGTGTGATCAGTTCAACAACATAGAGGTGAAATTTTTTAGCAAATTTTCTCAAGCCTTCATCTTGATAAATAGGAAGATCAGGAATAATCAAGCCTTTTGCACCAGATTCTTTGGCCTTTTTAACAAAACTTTC is a genomic window of Helicobacter anatolicus containing:
- the trpA gene encoding tryptophan synthase subunit alpha — protein: MKDIVLMGHIVGGFPTKEISLQAAQGIIEAGAKYLEVQFPFSDPSADGVIIEEACNIALKNGFKIQDGFDIVQELSQKAEILIMTYANIVFRYGVESFVKKAKESGAKGLIIPDLPIYQDEGLRKFAKKFHLYVVELITPNTTQERIKMLSQKSQGEFIYAVARAGITGSKTIISQDLFDYLDRIAKNCDKKIALGFGIQSYKQIQAIKNKIDIVVAGSYFVKQITKYSSKESLFDHTLKLFNP